The Mycobacterium seoulense genome has a window encoding:
- a CDS encoding enoyl-CoA hydratase/isomerase family protein — protein MLRVVDLSGAPDAGPETVTATAPGVILAHGAAAGLARCQSWLSAASFTLTEDRCDDRRVVTVDSVPDALAELTARCHHWPHASSVCDDVLRAVEPGGPALPAVVTESLAYSTLQAGPEFARWLTRRGPARMPDITDPVRAERDGDTLRIAFNRPQRHNAFSTDARAALLEALAVAQLDPSVTGIVLSGNGPSFCSGGDLAEFGTFTDPASAHLARTRHSPALALDALTARLGRACRAEVHGRVLGSGLEMAAFCGWVAAREDSVFGLPELELGLIPGAGGTLSVTRRIGRWRTAYLVLSGRTIDAGTALAWGLVDEVYA, from the coding sequence ATGCTGCGGGTGGTGGACCTGTCCGGCGCGCCGGACGCCGGGCCCGAAACGGTCACCGCAACGGCGCCGGGGGTGATCCTGGCCCACGGCGCCGCCGCCGGCCTCGCGCGGTGCCAATCATGGCTGAGCGCGGCGTCTTTCACCCTGACCGAGGATCGCTGCGACGATCGCCGGGTGGTCACCGTCGACTCGGTGCCCGACGCGCTCGCCGAGTTGACCGCGCGTTGTCACCATTGGCCGCACGCCAGCAGCGTCTGTGACGACGTGCTGCGCGCGGTGGAACCGGGCGGGCCGGCACTGCCCGCGGTGGTGACGGAGTCGCTGGCGTACTCGACCCTGCAGGCCGGCCCCGAGTTCGCGCGCTGGCTGACCCGGCGCGGACCGGCCCGGATGCCCGACATCACCGACCCGGTGCGGGCCGAGCGCGACGGCGACACGCTGCGCATCGCGTTCAACCGGCCGCAGCGGCACAACGCGTTCTCCACCGACGCCCGCGCCGCCCTGCTGGAGGCGCTGGCCGTCGCGCAGCTGGACCCGTCGGTGACCGGGATCGTGTTGAGCGGCAACGGTCCGTCGTTCTGCAGCGGCGGAGACCTCGCCGAATTCGGCACCTTCACCGACCCCGCGAGCGCTCACCTCGCGCGGACCCGGCACAGCCCCGCCCTCGCGCTCGACGCGCTCACCGCCCGGTTGGGCCGCGCCTGCCGGGCGGAGGTGCACGGCCGCGTGCTGGGGAGCGGGCTGGAGATGGCGGCGTTCTGCGGTTGGGTGGCCGCGCGGGAGGATTCGGTGTTCGGGCTGCCCGAACTCGAGCTGGGGCTGATCCCGGGCGCCGGCGGGACGCTCAGCGTCACCCGCCGGATCGGCCGGTGGCGCACCGCCTATCTGGTGTTGTCCGGCCGCACCATCGACGCCGGAACCGCGCTGGCCTGGGGTCTTGTCGACGAGGTCTACGCCTAA
- a CDS encoding CD225/dispanin family protein, with protein MSYPPGPYEGSPEWQGQPPEWQGQQPAWQGQQPGWPGQQPGWQAPQPGWPGQPEPENYLVWAILCTVLCCLPIGIVSIVYSTKVSGLWAQGRYAEAQAAAQSAKKWAIIGAVVGAVFAVILVLVYVAIGVFAVSHLPSTTTTTYSGF; from the coding sequence ATGAGTTATCCCCCTGGGCCGTACGAAGGCTCGCCGGAATGGCAGGGCCAGCCGCCGGAATGGCAGGGCCAGCAGCCGGCTTGGCAGGGTCAGCAACCGGGCTGGCCGGGCCAGCAGCCCGGCTGGCAGGCGCCCCAACCGGGTTGGCCAGGCCAGCCGGAACCGGAGAACTACCTCGTCTGGGCCATCCTGTGCACCGTGCTGTGCTGCCTGCCGATCGGAATCGTCTCGATCGTCTACTCCACCAAGGTGTCCGGGCTGTGGGCTCAGGGCCGCTACGCCGAGGCGCAGGCGGCGGCGCAGAGCGCCAAGAAGTGGGCCATCATCGGTGCCGTCGTCGGGGCCGTCTTCGCCGTCATCCTCGTGCTCGTCTACGTCGCCATCGGCGTCTTCGCCGTCTCCCACCTGCCGTCCACCACGACCACCACGTATTCGGGCTTCTGA
- a CDS encoding acyl-CoA dehydrogenase family protein yields MNDEEEMLVATVRAFIDRDVKPTVRDVEHANTYPEAWIEQMKRIGIYGLAVPDEYGGSPVSMPCHVRVTEELARGWMSLAGAMGGHTVVAKLLTLFGTEEQKRTYLPAMATGELRATMALTEPGGGSDLQNMTTTALPDGSGGLRINGAKTWISNARRSGLIALLCKTDPNATPRHRGISIVLVRHGPGLTVSRDLPKLGYKGVESCELSFDDFSAPESAVLGGRMGEGFSQMMTGLETGRIQVAARALGVGTAALEDALAYAQQRESFGRPIWQHQSVGNYLADMATKLTAARQLTRYAAERYDSGERCDMEAGMAKLFASEVAMEIALNAVRIHGGYGYSCEYDVERYFRDAPLMIVGEGTNEIQRNVIAGQLVARGGI; encoded by the coding sequence GTGAATGACGAAGAAGAGATGCTGGTGGCCACGGTGCGGGCGTTCATCGACCGCGACGTCAAGCCGACCGTCCGCGATGTCGAGCACGCCAACACCTATCCCGAGGCGTGGATCGAGCAGATGAAGCGGATCGGCATCTACGGCCTTGCCGTTCCCGACGAATACGGGGGGTCGCCGGTGTCCATGCCGTGCCACGTGCGGGTCACCGAGGAACTGGCCCGCGGCTGGATGAGCCTGGCCGGCGCGATGGGCGGGCACACCGTGGTGGCCAAGCTGCTCACGCTGTTCGGGACCGAGGAGCAGAAGCGGACCTACCTGCCGGCGATGGCCACCGGCGAGCTGCGGGCCACCATGGCGCTGACGGAGCCGGGCGGCGGCTCGGACCTGCAGAACATGACGACCACGGCGCTACCGGACGGTTCCGGCGGCTTGCGGATCAACGGTGCCAAGACGTGGATCAGCAATGCGCGGCGGTCCGGGCTGATCGCGCTGCTGTGCAAGACCGATCCGAACGCCACGCCGCGGCACCGGGGCATCTCGATCGTGCTGGTCCGGCACGGCCCGGGCCTGACGGTGTCGCGGGACCTGCCCAAGCTGGGCTACAAGGGCGTCGAGTCCTGCGAGCTGTCCTTCGACGACTTCTCTGCGCCCGAGTCGGCGGTGCTGGGCGGCCGCATGGGCGAAGGGTTTTCGCAAATGATGACGGGGCTCGAGACGGGCCGCATCCAGGTGGCCGCCCGCGCGCTGGGCGTGGGCACGGCGGCGCTCGAGGACGCGCTGGCCTATGCCCAGCAGCGGGAGAGCTTCGGGCGGCCGATCTGGCAGCATCAGTCGGTCGGCAACTACCTGGCCGACATGGCCACCAAACTGACCGCCGCCCGCCAGCTCACCCGCTACGCCGCCGAACGCTACGACAGCGGCGAACGCTGCGACATGGAAGCCGGCATGGCCAAACTGTTCGCCTCCGAAGTGGCGATGGAGATCGCCCTGAACGCCGTGCGGATTCACGGGGGCTACGGCTACTCGTGCGAGTACGACGTGGAACGCTACTTCCGCGACGCGCCCCTGATGATCGTCGGTGAAGGCACCAACGAGATTCAGCGCAACGTGATCGCCGGGCAGCTGGTCGCGCGGGGCGGCATCTGA